One Oncorhynchus masou masou isolate Uvic2021 chromosome 2, UVic_Omas_1.1, whole genome shotgun sequence genomic region harbors:
- the LOC135552689 gene encoding protein CDKN2AIP homolog A-like — MTDGGGRSGEDIVSEYLDQNPHLVEWVESLRGGHETNKQWHARREFFLRNMEAFPTVQPGFPSPSLDRLLSLSICWANHIFLGCRYPQPVMDRIKEMAEGVVVNDAPVRKTRDEILGKGKRTAGGDDDSCAKRTKPGNPFKQGPPPQAPAEHQPFFNRLYKAVAWKLVSAGGFGPNLDHFEILRACTESSKESLSCVFVPLKDIPDLPAARSQKEGQVCELRCQTVYLGTGYGRDEAAARAMASKEALKAFQGRKVMVKICRRRFNGRDVEDLVLLDDQPRNPGFPPAISYPFQPEQQGDGPS, encoded by the exons ATGAC TGATGgcggagggaggagtggagaggacatTGTTTCAGAGTACCTGGACCAGAACCCTCACCTGGTCGAGTGGGTGGAGTCACTCCGAGGAGGGCATGAGACCAACAAGCAGTGGCATGCCAGGCGAGAGTTTTTCCTGAGGAACATGGAGGCGTTCCCCACTGTCCAGCCGGGCTTCCCCAGCCCCAGTCTGGACAGGCTGCTCTCACTGTCCATATGCTGGGCCAACCACATCTTCTTGGGCTGCAG ATACCCTCAACCTGTCATGGACAGGATCAAGGAAATGGCAGAGGGAGTGGTTGTCAATGATGCTCCAGTTCGAAAGACCAGAGATGAAATCTTGGGGAAAGGAAAGAGGACTGCAG GGGGCGACGACGACAGCTGCGCCAAGCGGACCAAGCCTGGGAACCCCTTCAAGCAAGGCCCACCCCCGCAGGCACCTGCCGAGCACCAGCCCTTCTTCAACCGCCTCTACAAGGCTGTGGCGTGGAAGCTGGTGTCGGCAGGGGGCTTCGGCCCCAACCTGGACCACTTTGAGATCCTGCGTGCCTGCACTGAGTCGTCCAAAGAGAGCCTGAGCTGCGTCTTTGTGCCCCTGAAGGACATCCCCGACCTGCCTGCTGCGCGCTCCCAGAAGGAGGGCCAGGTGTGCGAGCTGCGCTGCCAGACAGTCTATCTGGGCACGGGCTACGGGCGTGACGAGGCAGCTGCCAGGGCCATGGCATCCAAGGAGGCCCTCAAGGCCTTCCAGGGGCGCAAGGTGATGGTGAAGATCTGCCGGCGGCGGTTCAATGGTAGGGATGTAGAGGATCTCGTGCTGCTGGATGATCAGCCCAGGAACCCGGGCTTCCCTCCCGCTATCAGCTACCCCTTCCAGCCAGAGCAGCAGGGAGACGGGCCGTCGTAG
- the cart3 gene encoding cocaine- and amphetamine-regulated transcript protein-like → MISSTVRNLIRTMESSRLWTRAVVCAVLLSIVLSAEIDYSDSELDLDTRSVRDFYPKDPNLTNEKQLLGALHDVLKKLQTKRLPFWEKKFGQVPTCDVGEQCAVRKGARIGKMCDCPRGAFCNSYLLKCL, encoded by the exons ATGATATCTTCTACTGTGCGCAATCTCATTAGGACCATGGAGAGCTCCAGGCTATGGACCAGAGCGGTGGTTTGCGCGGTGTTGCTGTCCATCGTTCTTAGTGCTGAAATTGACTACTCGGATTCCGAATTGGACCTCGACACAAGAAGTGTGAGAGACTTCTACCCCAAAGATCCGAATTTGACCAACGAAAAGCAACTG CTTGGAGCACTACATGACGTTCTTAAAAAGCTGCAGACCAAGAGACTTCCATTCTGGGAAAAGAAATTCGGCCAAGTCCCTACG TGCGACGTTGGAGAGCAGTGCGCAGTGAGAAAGGGCGCAAGAATCGGCAAAATGTGCGACTGTCCTCGCGGAGCTTTCTGCAACTCTTACCTGCTCAAGTGCTTGTGA